GAATTCGGTAAGGGTAGGGGTTTTGCTGAAGATCTGCCCGGCCAGCTCGGCCTTACGTTTGGTGCGGGTGCGCAGGAGCTTGAGCTGGGTGTAGAACAGTTCTTCAAACTTGAGCCTGAAGCGCGCCGCCTGCAGGGTGTCCCAGTTCTTGGGAAAGTGCACCTGCAGCATAGCCTCACGCTTGGAGACCAGCCGGTATTGGTCTACCAGTTCAGGGGTGAGCGTCTCGGGCAGGTGCGTGGGCGCCTGCTTGAGCAGTTCGGCCATCATCTTGCTAATGGCCTTACTGTCTACGCGGTGGTTCTTGAGTTTCTCTGAGGTATGGTAGACGGGCTGCAGGAAGCTCTGGTCCTGCTTCACCTCGGTGGCCTCTTCCAGTTCGGGGTGGGCCATGTTGAACTTGCCGTTGAACAGGCTGGGCTTCCCGAAGACAATATATTCCTGGTTCACCTTGAGCTGCACGTTCAGCCACTTCACGCCTTTGAACCAGACCAGCTCAATCTCGCCGGAGGCATCCCTGATCACAGCCGACAGGCGCTGCTTACGGCCCTCGCCTATCAGGTTCTTCTCCACCATGCGGCCCTTGATCTGCACGTATTGCATGTCCTCGGTGAGGTCTGCCACGGCATGGAACTGCGTGCGGTCCATGTACCGGAACGGGTAGTGCTGGATCAGGTCGCCGTAGGTGAATATGCCCAGCTCGGTCTGCAGCAACGTGGCCCGCTGGGGCCCTACGCCCTTGAGAAACTCTATCTTGGTATGGAAGAAACCGGATGACACGTAAAAAGGGAAGCAACCGTGTTTTAGGCCTGTTTTTGGGAAAATAGCCCCAAAACGCCAGCCAAGCCGCTCTGCAAAATTACAGAAAAGAAAGGAGGGAGGCTAATAGGGATAGCAGGTTTGGGAGGGGCATGGAGTAATAGGTTTATCCTTGCGCAAGCCCAACGGGAAGATTTTCTTTGGAATGTGGTGTTGGGAAGCCCAAGCCTGGTGGGCAACCTGTTTTGATATTGATTTCTTGAAAACTGGTCATTTTCACGTCGCCTCCTTCCTCCTACCATGAAAATAAGAAAGAGGACTACTTCAGGGTAGCCCTCCTTCTTTTAATTGCCTCGGTAGGTAGAGTATCCGTACGGCGACAGCGTGATGGGCACATGGTAATGGTTCTTGTCCTTGATCTGGAAGACTACCTCAATAAAGGGGTAGAAACTTTCGGTCTTGTGTTTTTTGAAATAATCGGCTACCAGAAAGGTGAGTTTGTAGATACCCGGCTGGGCACTGGCGTAGGGCAGAAAGTCTTTGATCCGGCCGTTCTCATCAGTCACTTTTGAGTCTACAGTGATCCAGGTTTTGGTCTTTTCGTTCTGTTTCTCCAGCCTGACGGTGACGCCGGGGGCAGGGAGTCCGGTAGAGATATCCAGAATGTGGCTGGACAATTGGTGGGTGTTGGTTTGCGCGTAGGCCATTGTCGTGAAGACGAATAGCACCAGGCTAAGCAGTAATTTTTTCATGTGGTTTTTAGTTAAGCTGAATTTTGGTGGTAGTGATGCCGGCTTCGGATAACTGGCCGGCAGCGGCAATGGTATCATCGTTTTCGGGGCCGCCGCCACCCGCTACACCTATGGCTCCTATTACCTTGCCTTGGTGCCATAAAGGAGTCCCGCCGCCCAGGAGCAGCAACTCTGGCAGGTGGGCCAGGTTCTCTGTGTCTGGGTTGGTTCTGGCGTTTCGGCCCAGCAGCAGGGTAGTGGTTTTGGTAGAGAGCGAGGTATAGGCTTTGCGTCTGGCCGCTTCGGTGTTATGCGGACCCACGCCGTCGCCGCGGCTCAGTAGAATAACTTCGCCGGAGGCGTCTACTATGGCAATGGAAACCTCTTTTTGTAAGGCCGCGGCTTTTAGGCGGGCCCGCGCGGCTATTTCCTGGGCGGTTTTAAGGGGAAGTTGGTAAGCCTCAGAAACCCAGGCTTGCGCCACCGGAGCAGTTGGTGGCTTGCTGGCCTGTGCCCAGCCAAAGCCGGGAAGGAAGAATATGATAAGGAAAAGCGCGTGTCTCATGTTTTTTTAGCAAAGGTACCCGCGGGTTTCCTGCCAAACATTGACCTGGGGCAACGTTTTCAAAGGCGGGCTTTTAGCCGGCTGAGCGTGGAGGGCGAAATGCCCAGGTAAGAGGCGGCCATTTTGTTGGAGACCCTGGCCAGGAAATCGGGTTGCTGTTGGAGGGCCCACTGGAGCTTTTCCAGGGCATCAAACCCCTGAAACCCATAGATTCTTTTCTGGGCCGTGATAAAGCCCGTCTCAATTATCTGCCGGTAAATAGCCGCGAAGGCTGGAATGGTGTCTACCAGCAGGAAAAAGTCTTTCCTGGAGATCTGGAGCAGTTGGGAGGGCGCAATGGTCTGCATGTATTCCAGAGCGGGCTTCTGCTCTATAAAGCTGGGCAAAGCTGTACCAAACTGACCCTCAAACGCGAAATACCGCGAAGCTTCCTGCCCTTCTTTGTTAAGCGTGAACAACCGAATAGCCCCCTTGTTGACAAAATAATAATGCTGACAGGTGTCGCCGTACTGTAGTAAAAGTTGGTTGCGCCTGGTCTTTACAAGACTGAAATGGGAGCAGATATAGTCCAGCATGGCGGGCTCTACGGATGCACGGTCCTTGATATATTTTTCTAAAAGCTGGAACATGGGGCTTTAGCAGTAAGAGCGGGTTTGATGGCAGGTGCTATTATACAGGTTAACAGCGTTCGCCGGGATTGTGTTTTCCAGGAGGGTTCTGCTTCTCTGCAGCCAGGTCTTTTATTTTGGTACAGAAAAGCCTCGGAGCCGGGTTTGGCAGGTTTTTCTGTTCTCCTGCCTGGCCTTGTAAGCGCCGCAGCCGTATGCTATTGGAAACTTTTCAGGAAACAATCTTACCCTTCGGCCTGGCCATGAAAATAGCGACCTACAATGTGAACGGCATCAATGCCCGACTGCCCATCTTACTCCGTTGGCTCAAAGAAACGGCACCAGATGTGGTGTGCCTGCAGGAATTGAAAACCCCGCAGGAGAAGTTTCCGGAGGAGGCGTTGCTGGAGGCGGGCTACCACGCCGTGTGGCATGGGCAGAAGAGTTATAACGGGGTGGCTATTCTGGCGCGGGGTGTACAGCCCCAGGAAGTAGGCCGCGGCCTGGGCGGCGATCCTGAAGATGAGCAAAGCCGTTACCTGGAAGCCATGGTGAACGGCGTGCTGGTGGTGTGTCTCTACCTGCCCAACGGGAATCCGGCCCCCGGCCCTAAGTTTGACTACAAGCTGGCCTGGTTTAAGCGGTTTGCCACCCGCGCCGCCGAATTGCTGGCCGCCGGAACGCCGGTGGTGCTGGCCGGCGACTACAACGTGATACCCACGGAACTGGATGCCTACAAGCCCGAGCGCTGGGTGGAAGACGCGCTGTTCCGCCCCGAAACCCGCGCCGCTTTTCAAGACCTGCTAGGCCAGGGCTGGACAGATGCCCTGCGCCATCTTCATCCTACAGAAACCATCTACACTTATTGGGACTACTTTAGAAATGCCTATGGCCGCAACGCCGGTCTGCGCATTGACCACTTACTGCTGAGCCCTGATTTGAAAAAGCGGTTAGTGGCGGCTGGGGTAGACCATGAAGTGCGAGGCTGGGAAAAGTCCAGTGACCATGGCCCGGTGTGGGTGGAGGTGAAGGATGGGGAGAAGTAGGGAAGAGTGCTGTGAGAAAGCTTTTGACAGCTTAGTTTAAGAAGCTTGTATGTTCAGTTGAAGCATGAAATGCATTCTGAAGAATTATTCTGCTTTAAATGCATTCCAGCCTTTGTTGTAGTATTTAGGGTTAGCTGAGAATTCCCCAGCTCCTATATCCAAATCGCCTGAAAAGGGTATTCTGTATTCTCCCCAGTTGCAAGTTTTGGGAGTAGATTTTCTGTATTCAGACCATGAGCCAACATATTGGTTATTTCTGTAGCTGTCAGAATGAGCCTCTATGGCATCGTATTTTATTTCCCCTGTCTTATCCAAGTACCACCATAAAGTCATGATGCCTTTGAAAACCCCGGAATGGTTTTGCTTGGGATTCTCTTTCAATACATAGCGCCCAATCAAAATACCTTGTTTCACCAATCCAGAATCTTGATACATCTCATCTACTCCATAATGGAGTCTCTTGAATTCACGTATCTGCTCAATGACAATCTCACCTTCAAAGGAACATGTGGTAGTACCAACTGTTGAGGTGCCCTTTACTTTATATGTACCCTGATCTCCAATCTGCTTTACGGAGTTGAAATCAATTTTGAGTCTTCTGTATTGGGGGCCAATAAAACCAAGGAACTCGGTTTTAGGCCTAAGAGCACGAGAAAAGTCGTATTTTAGGTAATTGTCCTTTACGTTTTGAGGTTTAAGTGCCCATACTGGATATTCTGGGTTCTCAAGCTTCTTGATCCACGCAGTTTCTTGTTGTGCAAAGAGCTTAAGAGGAAGGAATAGAAGGAGAATGATAAATGGCTTCATTTATTAAATTGACAAAACAGCCCAATGTAAGTGGGGCAAAGTTGCTGGGTAGAGGATTATGCTTTGTTAGTAGAAGAGGCCTTTATTTTTGCTTATAAAATTTTGGCCTTAAGCATACGTATGACAAAGCAAGGACGGCACAAGGAACCAGGACTAATGCCCAATTGATTAGGTTCATGTTTTGTATAAAGGGAATGTTATTGATTTTAGAAAACATGATTAAAGTGGTGAGGGCATAGATTGCCGCTAAAATTCCTTTCCCTTTTATGTTCAGTCTGACCAGAAAAAGGACAATTATAAAAGCGAAGAAGACGATTACCTCAATGAGCAAGGTATAGATGATTTCTTCCCCATGCGCAAAGGAGAGCGTTGGTATTATAAGAAGAAGTGCTAATAAAACAGCTTTTCGACTTTTCAATGCTGGCTAACCTTAAAGATCTACTTGAAGTCTTATGAATCCATTCTCAATCCTATGCAGGGTTGCCACCTCAATAGGTTTTTCGCCCGGAGGAGTGTTGCCTGAGGCATCATATGAATACAAATTCACGGAAAACTTGGCTTCCATTAAGAAATTGCCATTCCGTAATCTTTGTAGCCTGGTTATTTCAAAACTTGAATTGCTCTGGCAGTCATACCCAATAGTGGTTAACCAATTCTTGCTCCAAGGAAGGTGAGATGTCAGGTAGGGATAGCCTGGATTCCATACTTCAATAGCAATACCATTCTGGGTATTAAACCGCGTGTAATCCACAGCATAAGGATGTTGTCCTTTTGCATACAAGTCTGATTT
This Rufibacter radiotolerans DNA region includes the following protein-coding sequences:
- the uraH gene encoding hydroxyisourate hydrolase, producing the protein MKKLLLSLVLFVFTTMAYAQTNTHQLSSHILDISTGLPAPGVTVRLEKQNEKTKTWITVDSKVTDENGRIKDFLPYASAQPGIYKLTFLVADYFKKHKTESFYPFIEVVFQIKDKNHYHVPITLSPYGYSTYRGN
- a CDS encoding heme-binding protein → MRHALFLIIFFLPGFGWAQASKPPTAPVAQAWVSEAYQLPLKTAQEIAARARLKAAALQKEVSIAIVDASGEVILLSRGDGVGPHNTEAARRKAYTSLSTKTTTLLLGRNARTNPDTENLAHLPELLLLGGGTPLWHQGKVIGAIGVAGGGGPENDDTIAAAGQLSEAGITTTKIQLN
- a CDS encoding Crp/Fnr family transcriptional regulator, translated to MFQLLEKYIKDRASVEPAMLDYICSHFSLVKTRRNQLLLQYGDTCQHYYFVNKGAIRLFTLNKEGQEASRYFAFEGQFGTALPSFIEQKPALEYMQTIAPSQLLQISRKDFFLLVDTIPAFAAIYRQIIETGFITAQKRIYGFQGFDALEKLQWALQQQPDFLARVSNKMAASYLGISPSTLSRLKARL
- the xth gene encoding exodeoxyribonuclease III — translated: MKIATYNVNGINARLPILLRWLKETAPDVVCLQELKTPQEKFPEEALLEAGYHAVWHGQKSYNGVAILARGVQPQEVGRGLGGDPEDEQSRYLEAMVNGVLVVCLYLPNGNPAPGPKFDYKLAWFKRFATRAAELLAAGTPVVLAGDYNVIPTELDAYKPERWVEDALFRPETRAAFQDLLGQGWTDALRHLHPTETIYTYWDYFRNAYGRNAGLRIDHLLLSPDLKKRLVAAGVDHEVRGWEKSSDHGPVWVEVKDGEK